The DNA region GAGATCGGGAATGCCAAGGAAGGTGGTCATGGCATGGGCCATGGCAGCGCGAACCTCGGGGAATGGGTCCTTGATTAAGAATGCTAGCTTGAGGTGAGCGTTCTCACGGATTCCTCGCCATTTGGCTTCTGGAAGATCTCTCCATAACTGGCTGATGCAGAGACACGACCACTGCCGCAATAGCGGGTCTTCGGAATGAGTGACATGGTGCAAGCAGTATTTCATGATGTCGGTCGAATTGCACACAACCTGACCCGGCTTGAAACCTTTGCAAAGCATAGCCAAGATGAAGGCGCACATGGCCTTGTGAGACGTCTGGACAATGGTGCCGTTGACCAGAATCGTCTCTTGGGGCTTCAGAATGTCGGCAAAGTAGTTGTACCCATTATCTTTAATCAAGTCTTGCTGGCATGAGATGTCAACGGCTAGAATGCGCGCCCAGATGAAGACGAGCACCGGTTTGAGATCCTGTGCGACAGACTGGAGCAGTTTCAGGACATAAGGAAAGATGCCGATACTGAGCGCAAGCTGAACGGCCCATGGTCCAAGGTCCAAAAACCTAGTAAGTAGGATCAAGGCTCTAAGTCGGTGTTGCTGGCTTAGTAAAACTTGTAGGACCACCGGGAGTTGTTCGGGTGGCTTTTGGGATTGTGCATCGCCTCGACAGAGGTAAATCTCGAAAGCGGTGAGCTGCTCCGTGAAGAAAGTCGAGTTTATATACTCGTAGGGAGTACCGTCgagctccttcctctccagcatTGGGAGCTGGGCCAGAGCCATGTCAACGGCGAGATCCCAACTATCCCAGAGAGGATGTTGACGGGTATCCGGCAGTTCGGGATATGACTGCGGATGACAGCCATACACAGGCATAATGCGCTGCGCCAGGAGAAACGCTCGGAAGAGTGCCGCGACTGGGGATAACTGGGTCAGAATAGTACTACTCCGGAAAGCGCGATATTGACTTACCAACTAAATCTTGTCTGAAGAACATGCGGAAGAGCTGACGAGGAAGGGTCGTCCACGCAATGGTATCAGTGATAGCTGTGAAGATCCAGTGAAGTTCCCCAAGCGGAGTCCTACGCTCTTGAAGTCGGCCCGATAACTTGCGAGCTCGCTCTGGAGTCAGATTGGTCTTTAATGGATTTTGCAGCACAAAAAACCAAAGAGCCATCTCAACTGGCGTGGTGAGACAGCAGGTGAAAAGATCAGCCGGTAGCTGAGGGTTCGTTGGGAGATTTTCCTTTGTGCCGCAGGCAGCTAGGTGGATATATGGCCGGTAGTTCTGCCTTTCGCAATTTGGATCCTTCTGcctcagctccttctcctcctcttcatgtTTGTCCACGAACTTGTGGTAGTTGGTCAGAATGTTGCCCGCCTCTGAACAATCCCAGACGAAAACCGTGGGGGCCTGTAGCCATTGCTGGAGATCGTACAGTGACACAGGAATGTACTGAGTGTAATTTTTGTTGAAAACCCAGATTTCACCAGAAGTCGTCGGCTTGGGAACTCCGTGTCCATTGTAATGAAATAGAATCCGCTCGTCCTTGGCATTCCGCCGGAGAGAAACACAAAACTTCTTCGTCTCTTCAATCGAAGGGTCCAGGTATTGCTTGTACCGGGTCCGGAAAGCGATCGATTCATACTGGGTTTGGAGGGCTTTGCCAATGTTCTCCAGGGCCTTGTTTGTTGGGGGAACAGTTGGATCTTGCCAAGCTTCAAGCTTTGCACCAGGCACGGTTCGCAACTGATCAGGAGGCTCAACCCCTATATTGAGACATACTGCAATGGCTGCGGACACCGTCTTGAGACGATCACGCATTCGCCAATCCTGGATCTCGAAAGCGGGTGTTTTGGGCTTGCCGGTTGTCTCATGTCGTTTATCAGTAAAATACATGTACCAGCTCTGAAGCCAGTGTTAGTCAATGCCTCTACGTTGTCCATATAGGttgtttgatgttggagcTGAgacaaaaataaaaacagACAATAGGGGGTAGCATATGATATAGCACATAGAGGCCAAAGTCAATGACATGAGCTACTGTCCCCGAAGAGCGCACTACTGGCCCACCGTCGCAAGACTAACGACATAGGATGGAACGGACAGGAAGCCAATGGCttgaaagaaaagaaataaaacTTACATTGGCGAGTTGGGATATTATGGCCTTTGATTGATAGTGGTCCTCGAAACCATGCCTCGCACCCCACTCGTGAATGTCCTCTTCCACAACAGTCTCGGCGTCCTCCATCCGGATTCCATGCTCGCTCTTGGACCGCAGTAATGGGGGTTTTACTGGTCTGGAGACAACACCATTCGTCTCAagctcgtcttcgtcatcggtATGTTGACCGTTGACATGCTTGTCTCCCGGAGCACTCGAGGGCCGTCGAGCAGCAGAGGTTGGTGAAATGGATCTATGCCGACCATTTGTCGTTGGGTGGGCAGACCTTAAAGCGGAACTTCCAGGGGACTCGGAATGACCGAAACCATCGCCTTCGTTCCGCAAAGAAGAATATCCGGCAGCTTGCGCGCGCGGTTGCGCCTGTGCCATGAGTTGAGCGTTCTGTCGGGAGAGCGAACTCAGGGCTGTGCTTGaaccggcagcagcagcttgtcCTTGCTGTCTGACGGGTGCGGGGCCATTAAAGCCGGCGGTGTTGTTAACCCTCGAGATCTGGGCTGCGTGTTGCCGATGACCCTCggcaggctggggaggagtcGAAAGAGAAAGGGCCGTCATGGTCGATATCTTTACCGGCGGTGGGCCACCATCGTTCTCGAAGGTAGCTGTCGGTAAAGGTTGAAAAGGTCGAAGTTGAAAGAAGTGGGTGGGCGAACCACAGTGCTGGGGTGACTGttatgtggtggtggtgagttggATGGAGATCGGGGCCGGTGATGGGGCTGTAATGGCGACGTCAACGCGGATCATGAACCTGCGCTTATGCCCACGCCTCTGTGTGCGACTGCGACAGGTTTGCAATGATCAGCTCTCAGCTCACATGCGCTGGACCGTTTGGATTCGAGCTCTCGCAAACTCACAAGCACAATACACTGTCTGGCTACTCGGTCTtgtcttcttcagcctcaacagccagGCCGTTGTTATGTCTTGGTTTGAGGTCAACAGCTCAGTGACAATGCAGAGGTGGACAACATCCGCAGTCGATAGCCGCGGGCAGCTTCTTGGCTCCGTAGGTGGGCTTGCAGCCAGAACCTCACCGCCCAAAGTGGAGCCGGAGTTCACTAATGTTGGCTGGTGCACGGTCCCTCCGCAGCAGGTGTTCAACTTCTCGTCAGCCTCGTCCAATGGCTGCAGCTGCGATTACTACAACAGCTTCTGCTTGCACGTGACGCTTCTTGAGAGCACTGATGGAAAGAGCAAGCAAATTGCTGCTTTCTAAATGATCTGATTGGCTTTCGTGTACTGTCTTCTCCTCGTGGATACTGTGAGAGCTTTACACAGTTGCTCTTATCACTCACTGCCTCGAGGCTCTGTTTACCTAATGATTGTCTTACATTCGATGACTCGCCTCTTTGTTCCTTCCCTTTGCCTACCTATGGTAAGTGTCCATCTATATTTCTCTCCTACCTAGGGGAGGCCTTCCTATCCTTTGATGTCTTGTTGTTTATGGGACTTGTTTGTGCAGCAGTTACCTTTTCTGTTGTGTTGTCATTCCCTCTGAGCATTCTCTTACGCAGCATACATTTACACTTGAACGGTTATGGGTCGTCTCCTTCTCAAGAAGATTTACACAACTTGCAAACTCTTCTACAAAATATCAACCGACCTAACAATTTTCTCCCGAGATGATTGCTTACTCATGGTGCTCATGTGGTGGTTCTGTGCCCCTGATGTGCACCAAAGAACGGAAAGCTTGGAGAAACATGAAACATCATCCATAACCTGGAAGCTGGGGTCCGAAATAGGACGAATGCAACGCTAGGACGCATGAACACGGAGCGAGCAGCAAGACTGAATATGAAATCTTGCGAGATTTTGTTGATGATCGCAGTTTCATGCGTGCGAGACATTTTTCAAGGAGATGATGCATGTCGTGTCTTCCATAAGGGCtccctctttctttttgtcgGAAATACCCGGCTGGTGTATAGGAGGCCCTCGAAGTGCTCCCATAATATGAGATATAGGGTAACATGCGTGCTACGGAGTACCTGCCTGTAGGAAGAGTTTGAGACTACACTAGTGGCTATGTATAATGATTTGCAGCAAGAGGGGCACTTCTGCATGTGCTGACCCAACCTCCACAGCAAAAGGTCGACGCTGGTGTCATCTTGCCTTGGGTAATTCTGTTGGTTACACGGTAGAGCTTCAAGGGCAAAAGGAAGAGACTCCGACACCCCGCGATCTTCACCTTTAGCCTATCCTTACCAGCTCATGGTTGATATTCGGGATGTGTATTTGTGCCATTTTCTTCAGTTTACATGAGACTGGATCCCAGACGAAAGAGGCGGACGAACAAAAGATCAACATCAGTTTCGCCGGCAAATATTAATAGAATCGGCTGACAGTGCCTCTCGTCTGCTTTGCTGTGCCGGTTGGTGCTGATCGAAGGGTGCACCCGGGCCACAGAATTGCATCCCAACAACGTCGTCTTTCTGGAAAAGTCCACGAGCAGCTTGAACAGAGGTTGAGCGTGAGCCCCTGAGGACTGGCTCAGGGGTCCCAAGGGGGCGACGGGGATTGAGCAACAAGCCCGGATTGGCTGGTCTGGGAGCGAGGCGGGAGTGCCTGTATCGTTCCATCCACTCAGAGACCGTCTTTGTGCTCCAGGTCTCCGCCGAGCGTCCCCAGCCGCTAGCGTAGGCGATGCCCTGCGCCAGGCGCTGATGAATTCCCACGGGCATAGAACTCCTGGACACCGGACCTGCAGTTCTCTTCTCGCCAGGCTTGACCCGGTCGCATTAAACTttatctcctccacctctgtCATCCACAGACAAACCGAATCCACGGTCACGGAAAGCATCCTTCGCATATCGGGCACAGCATCTCTTTTTCTGcttgtctttctttttgctccGTTGTAGTTATCATCGCATTCGCTTGTTCAAGCGTGCACCTCCGAGGCGCTGCTCTTTCGTCCTGCTAGGTGCTGGGGGCACTTTGCTGGGCTGACCAGGGACCCCctcaaaaataaaaaaaagacaggAGGTTGAACCTGAATCTGTCCCGTCCAAAAACCGAACCCGCTGCGCCCGCTCCACCACGGCGAGCGAACCGATGCTTTCCCAGCCTTCTCGAGACACGACCGCCGACGACATTCCCGACTCCCACACCTCTCCTCGTTGGAGCCCACGTTGCCCACCCAGCTAACTCCGCAGTCGTCCGCGTCCACCAGCTCCGttcgccctctcccacctgCAGGCTCCCGTCCGTAGCGGTCCCTGATCAATTTGCCCGGTCAATTGACGACGTGTGCCTACGCCTGCTCCTGGCGACACTGTAGTCCGGCCAGCAGTTCTACGGTGCCATTAtggccttcctcttcaagtccaagaagagtCACGACCGGTCGCTTGCCAGTCGGGATGGATCACAGGGCTCGGCGTCGGGCATGGGTGGCGCGGCGGCGCGCGTCAGAGATGAGAAGGGGTCACGATCAACACCCACTGGCAGCTTAACCTCCCTCGATGTCGACGGCAGCATTGGTAGTCCCGATCAATCTTATGCTCGCCAGCGAGGCCAGAGTCTGGACCAGCAACAACCGACACCTCCTCAGCTGCAGCAACCGCCATCGAGCGACTTACCGGTAAGCTTCCATCTTAAGCGACGTCGCAATGTGCATCAGCATCTTGTCTAACGTTGGCCATCGCAGCTGCGCAACGGTCCTCCTCCTACACAAATGGCGCCGAATCCCAATGCCTCGCTATACCCATGGTCTCAGCGCCGACTAACCTACACGTCCTCGCATCCCAGCCCGTTCCCAAGATATGGCGCCGCTGTCAATGCCGTCTCCTCGAAAGAGGGTGACATATACGTAATGGGCGGTTTGATCAACAGCTCGACAGTGAAGGGCGATCTGTGGCTCATTGAGGCCGGGGGAAACATGTCTTGCTACCCACTAGCTACCACAGCTGAGGGCCCAGGGCCTAGAGTCGGACATGCCAGTTTGCTCGTAGGGAACGCTTTCATCGTCTTTGGTGGAGACACCAAGATCGAAGAAACAGATGTTCTCGATGAGACCTTGTATCTTCTCAACACATGTAAGGCTTGCAGCTCCACCAGGTTGGCTCTATCATGCTGACAGTTTCACAGCAACGAGACAGTGGTCGAGAGCTTTGCCGGCCGGACCACGACCCAGCGGACGTTATGGACACTCGCTGAATATTCTGGGGTCAAAGATTTACATCTTCGGTGGTCAAGTGGAGGGTTATTTCATGAATGACCTTGCCGCTTTTGACCTGAATCAGCTGCAGATGCCCAATAACCGCTGGGAGATGCTCATATCATCAACTGAGAGTGGTGGACCACAGGGCAAAATCCCGCCAGCCAGAACGAACCATTCCGTGGTGACATTCAACGACAAACTTTACTTGTAAGTTTTGATGCGGGGAGACGTAATATTCTTCATGCTAAGATTGGTTAGGTTTGGTGGTACCAATGGATACCAATGGTTCAACGACGTCTGGGCATATGATCCCGCTGTCAACACTTGGTCGCAACTAGACTGTATAGGGTACATTCCGTCTCCCAGAGAAGGCCACGCTGCTGCTATCGTCGAGGATGTCATGTACATCTTCGGCGGCaggacggaggagggtgcgGATCTGGGTGATCTTGCCGCATTCCGGATCACTTCTCGCCGCTGGTACACTTTCCAGAACATGGGCCCATCCCCCTCGCCGCGGTCCGGACATAGCATGACAGCAGTTGGAAAGTCCATCATTGTGGTCGGAGGAGAACCAAGCTCGGCTCAAACAGCAGTCAACGATCTCGCGCTTGTTTACTGCTTGGATACCACAAAGATTCGCTATCCCAACGACGCAGGCCCTAGCCAGACTTCACCTAGAaatcaacaacgacgacctAGCGATGCCACTCCACAAATCACCCTGAGGAATGTGTCTCCACGCGATGGTTCGAACGGCCCGCCCGATAGTCGACGCCCACCAGGAGGTCCTGGTCCCAATGGATATCGGTCACCTAATGGCCCTGCTGAAGCGAGCCCGACGGGAGGACCACCAAGCGGTCCTCAAAAAGCTCGATCCGCGGGTCCTATGGGCCCAGGGGGTCCATCTGGTGCCCCTCCATCTggaccacctccccaaattCAACCGCCAAAACCTGGCCCTCCAGGTGGAGCACCCCGGCCTGCCAGGAATGCCTCAACGGAGCGAGGCGACCAGCCCCAGGGCTCCCCAATCACATCGGCACCGCCGCAGCAGGTTACGGCGTTGAAAGAAGGCGAAGGACTTGGCGCAACTGGCCGGCGCACTCCGACAAGTCAGAATCCTAACCCTCCCCGCTCTTCTTCAAGACAAGCTGAGGGACAGCCTGCCGATGCCGCGAGATCCAAAACAACGAGACAAGGACGCGGGCAAGGCTCCGTAGATAGTACAATGGAGCCAGCTCTCAAACCAGCTCCGGCTCGCCCAGcgtccccaccaccgcctacCCGACAACCCAGCAATCCTATATCTCGAAGGTCTTCCGCCCGGAACTCTCAAACGGTTACACTTCTAAAAGAGCTGGATGCCGCAAGGAACCGCAACGCATGGTACGCCTCCGAACTGGAGTTAGCGCGCAAGGCTGGCTATTCACCCAATGCGTCACTGAGCCCAATCTTGGACAGCCGTGCCGCGGAAAcatttgatgatgaagataAACCCTTGATCGAAGCTCTTCTTGCTATGCGGCAAGAGCTTGCCAACGTACAAGCCTCGGTCGACAAGCAGGCAGTTCTGGCTGCCCGACAAATTGCTGAAGCAGAGAAGCAGCGAGACGCAGCCATTCAGGAAGCCATTTATGCCAAAGCGAAACTAGCTGCGAGGGGTGGAAGCGCCAGAAGCACACCACAGCTCGATGACAAGGAAGTAGGAGATCGTGCCAATGAGATGAGCAAGAAGCTCGCACATGCTCTCAGTGTACAAAAAGAGCTTCAAGATCAGCTGGAGCGCATCAAGACCGACTTTgacgccgagaagaaggcgcgCAAACTGGCAGACGACACGGCAAATGCGGCGCAAAAGCGAATGGCAGATCTCGAGAGTTATAAGCAGCAAAACGCATCCGAAGTCGAACGGCTCAAGGCTGAGTTGCACATGGCTCAGCGTGAGGCCCGGGAACAGTCTGTTGCGGCAGCGGAAGCGGTGGCGGCTACACAAATGCTACGTGTTGAGAAGGAAGAATATGAGCAGAAGTATAATCACCTTGTTGGAAGCAATAAAGACCAGGTCGACACCTTTGAGACTTTCCGTGGCGCGCTCGCAGCTTctgaggagatcaaggcttTGCTTGAAcggaagctggaggaggaacgcgcgctcaaggagaagatcgAATCGAAGCTCAGCAAACTGAAAGCCGAGCATGAGACTCGTACAGCTGAACTTGTTTCAGCAACACAACGCTTACGAGATGCCGAAGAGCTGGCCGAGAAACATGCCAGTGAGGCAAAGCTGCAGCGCCAGGCTTTGTTGTCAGGCCTCGACAAGATGTCTGCCAAAGATGTTTCAAAATCTGACAAGGCTGATCATGACCGCATCCTTGCTCTGCAGGGTCAACTTAACGCTGCCAACGCGCTGGTAAGGAAGTATCAACAGGAGGCGGACAGTGCGGCAGACAAGCTTCGGGGAGCCGAGGAACGAATTGCAGGGCTGGAGGCATACCAAGAACAGGCAAGCAGAGAGGGTGTTTCCATCCGCCGACAGCTCCAGGGAGCTTTGAGGGAGACCCAGAGTCTTCAAGCCGCAAACTCGGAGTTGAAGCAGCAATTGTCGAAGCAGCAGCTTGAGACAAATGCGGTCGTCGTCCAACACAACACACTCAAAGACATCCTTGTCGAGCGAGGCATCTCACCTTCCTCCGCGACCCGTGCGCGTAATAGTCCGCGCGGCAGTCCTCGGGAAGCTTCACCTGAGCGGGCCCGTGTTCGTGAGTTGGAGCAGCAACTTGCAACTGCCCAAAATGCCCTTGAAGAGACAAAAGCACAGGCAACCGAGAAGCTCGTACAGCTTGAAAACGACTACCAGTCTGCCGTACAATACGTCAAGGGGACCGAGAAGATGCTCAAGCAACTCAAGGATCAGCTGACACGCTACAAGACTGAGAATGGCCGTCTGAAGGAACAGGTAGTGGAATTGGAGGACAAGCTTGaggctggaggtggtgcttCCAAGAGCGGCCCCACAGACTGGGAATCTGAGAAGGAGACCTTGTCGGCCGAGATTGGAAGATTACAAGCTGAGCTCAAGAACACGGCGAGCCAGCTCGAGAAGCAAGTTCTGTCCATCCGTCAAGACCTGGCAGAAGTTCAGGAGGAGCGAGATGTCGCCGTCAAGACCAGCGAGGACGCAAACCGACGCCTTGAGGCCCATAAGAAGGACCTGGAGCAGCTGCAGCAGGAGAATATCCTCCTCGAACGCCGAGCCCAGGATGCCGAAAACAAGGTTAGCACACTTCTTGATCAGGTGGAGCTGAGCGTCGACAACTACCGCCGACGAAGCAGACAGGCCCCCAGCCTCAACTCCGAGACTATTGGATCCAACGCCGCCTCTGGACCCGGCGGTACCAACGGAGGAAGCAGCAGTGCTGGCCTGGGTCATAACAGGCAAGAATCGGGCGGGTCTGAGAGCCTGTACGGTGGCGTGCCCGGTGAACGTGAGGTTAACAGCGTCGGCGGTGTCGGCGAGCGAAACAGCAAAGCGCTTGACAGCCTCGCCCACGAACTCGACAACTTGCGCAACCAGTGGGAAGCGACTAACAAGCAATACCGACTGAGCACAACGCAGTATGAATATGAGACCAACCCCATCTCTCCGGGTGGAAAGCCAACCAGCACTGGGCTGAGCGAGAGTTTGGCCGACTGGAGGAAACGACTTGACGAGAGCCACCCCGGTAGCCCTGGCGAGGCGAGATGAAttgatggatggatagatgaaaaaggaaggagaaaaaactggtttgtttttttcttgttcaaGGAAACACGAAGCATGCATGGCATGAATTCACATTGGGCAATGTTCATCTACGCACCTACACACGACCATGTACACAACTACGCataccacaccacaccaaacCGTCTCTCTTTTGACACAACGGGGAGGGGCATGTAACACCTTGATTTTTGGCTTTAGAAGTGTTGGggtggaaggaaggaggacagGGCCAAGGATTATTCGGGTTGattatttttattatcttttttggcttttttctGTTTCCCCATTCTCTCTAATCTCCTTTCTCCTTTCGATGGTATGGGTTCGGCTATACATTACACGCCCACCTTTTCTACAATGGGGAaaccttttttcttttcttgtcatCTTGACCTcatttgctgttgttgttgctgctggtgctgctgtaGTTGTGGCTTgaatgttttttttttgttttggcaTAACGtttgctgcttgctgcttaTTGTTGCTGAGAGGGTTTTGATATGGGGAGAGCGAGTTATGGCACGCACACACAGAGCTTTATGTATGGCACGGCGCGCGCGCGAAATTAAAATAATACATGCTGTCTTTTTTCTATTGTTGTTCAATTACTACTCCTGATAGTCTGCAAGGCGATGTGAAGGATCAGAAAGTGGAAAGAGAGCAATAGCTGCATGAGGAGAAAAACTGCAAGAGGAATTTTGAACTAAGAGTTGGTTTTGCTAGCTGGATTAGTTTGTGTTTGAATATatggaaggggaaagggattggggaagggtgggggggttatgGGGGGTGAATCGGGTGaggtgctgaggaggatgagaggtaGAAAtggaaggaaaaaaaggtgagggggagggatatcGGGGTGTTTACATAGACTTTTCTATCATCGTTGTTGGTCTCGGGAGAAAGCGTTGGCTTGCGTGTTGGCTGCATATAGAGAGTAGTTTGTAATTGGACGGTGAGATAGGTGTTGGTTTGAAGACCTGAATGATGATTATTATATCTTGATGTTTCTCACCTTTGCATTTTTGAGGCAAATGACTTGCTTTCCGTCGACTGGTGAGATCAGCATAGCTGTGACATGTTGGTCTGTCATGGAAGTTCGATGGATGAGCACCTGAAGTGTCTTGTGAGAGACTCATCCATAAACTAAACAAGGTTAGCCTTTTAGGCAAGAGTACTCTGACTTCAATCACATGTGAGTATGAAGGTGGGTGTCAGTCTAGAAGAAGCACAGCTGGTGCTCGGGCATGGTAGGCACTCAGCAAAGATAACTCGTAAACTGACAGATGTGCTCTTTGGCCGCACTCTTGACATGTCGTCTACCAAAGCTGCCGCAAAAGCTAGTCACGCAAGTCTATTCATAAGCCTCGTACCCATTCATTGCTAACCTCACAAGAACACCGATCCCCAACCTACGCTACCAATCCcatcctcccaaaccccctccccatcccaccaccccctacGCTTGATCAATTCCCAGCAAACAAATTAACAtaaaccccccacccaacccccgccaAGCCCCCAACCAAATTCCTCATCTCCACGCTCTTCAAAAACGTAAAGTTCACCAAACTGATCACCGGCCAAAACTTCCACCCCGCCTTGACAATCCCCCAAAACTCCCCCCTTGTCCTCTCCCACACAACTCCCCAGTTCACATCTTGAGCCCTTACCACGCCCTTTTCCCCAAACAGAAACCCCAGGCTCGTCTGTGCCTCTAGTTCGTGATGTGCCATGCCCATTTGAATCCCGTTCATAAACATCGAGTACAAAAACGTGTTCACCGCCGCGCCGACCGTCTGATCCAACAGGGTCTTAATGGCGGTGTTCCGCCTGTTCAGCTTTGGCTCGACAAgtttcccttccttctcctcggcgtcgAGTTCTGCTTCTGAACCCTTTGACGCGGAGGCGATGGCTTccggggtgggggaggggtggtaaGAAGGGAAGGTGGACTCGAGGTATTCCTGCCAGAGGATgttggggggggtgttgaccaggccgaagaggacgtattggaagagggagaggaggttgattgTGATTAGTTtctgtggtgggggtgttAGTGATATGAATGAGCGGTAAtaggggaggggaatgagGTACGTTATCTCTCTGAGCGGCAATGACCTGGGCTATGATGTTGGATAGGGAGCCGATCACGGCGGCTTGTATGAGCGC from Podospora pseudoanserina strain CBS 124.78 chromosome 1, whole genome shotgun sequence includes:
- the KEL2 gene encoding Negative regulator of mitotic exit (EggNog:ENOG503NXSA; COG:S; BUSCO:EOG092608GK), with the translated sequence MAFLFKSKKSHDRSLASRDGSQGSASGMGGAAARVRDEKGSRSTPTGSLTSLDVDGSIGSPDQSYARQRGQSLDQQQPTPPQLQQPPSSDLPLRNGPPPTQMAPNPNASLYPWSQRRLTYTSSHPSPFPRYGAAVNAVSSKEGDIYVMGGLINSSTVKGDLWLIEAGGNMSCYPLATTAEGPGPRVGHASLLVGNAFIVFGGDTKIEETDVLDETLYLLNTSTRQWSRALPAGPRPSGRYGHSLNILGSKIYIFGGQVEGYFMNDLAAFDLNQLQMPNNRWEMLISSTESGGPQGKIPPARTNHSVVTFNDKLYLFGGTNGYQWFNDVWAYDPAVNTWSQLDCIGYIPSPREGHAAAIVEDVMYIFGGRTEEGADLGDLAAFRITSRRWYTFQNMGPSPSPRSGHSMTAVGKSIIVVGGEPSSAQTAVNDLALVYCLDTTKIRYPNDAGPSQTSPRNQQRRPSDATPQITLRNVSPRDGSNGPPDSRRPPGGPGPNGYRSPNGPAEASPTGGPPSGPQKARSAGPMGPGGPSGAPPSGPPPQIQPPKPGPPGGAPRPARNASTERGDQPQGSPITSAPPQQVTALKEGEGLGATGRRTPTSQNPNPPRSSSRQAEGQPADAARSKTTRQGRGQGSVDSTMEPALKPAPARPASPPPPTRQPSNPISRRSSARNSQTVTLLKELDAARNRNAWYASELELARKAGYSPNASLSPILDSRAAETFDDEDKPLIEALLAMRQELANVQASVDKQAVLAARQIAEAEKQRDAAIQEAIYAKAKLAARGGSARSTPQLDDKEVGDRANEMSKKLAHALSVQKELQDQLERIKTDFDAEKKARKLADDTANAAQKRMADLESYKQQNASEVERLKAELHMAQREAREQSVAAAEAVAATQMLRVEKEEYEQKYNHLVGSNKDQVDTFETFRGALAASEEIKALLERKLEEERALKEKIESKLSKLKAEHETRTAELVSATQRLRDAEELAEKHASEAKLQRQALLSGLDKMSAKDVSKSDKADHDRILALQGQLNAANALVRKYQQEADSAADKLRGAEERIAGLEAYQEQASREGVSIRRQLQGALRETQSLQAANSELKQQLSKQQLETNAVVVQHNTLKDILVERGISPSSATRARNSPRGSPREASPERARVRELEQQLATAQNALEETKAQATEKLVQLENDYQSAVQYVKGTEKMLKQLKDQLTRYKTENGRLKEQVVELEDKLEAGGGASKSGPTDWESEKETLSAEIGRLQAELKNTASQLEKQVLSIRQDLAEVQEERDVAVKTSEDANRRLEAHKKDLEQLQQENILLERRAQDAENKVSTLLDQVELSVDNYRRRSRQAPSLNSETIGSNAASGPGGTNGGSSSAGLGHNRQESGGSESLYGGVPGEREVNSVGGVGERNSKALDSLAHELDNLRNQWEATNKQYRLSTTQYEYETNPISPGGKPTSTGLSESLADWRKRLDESHPGSPGEAR
- a CDS encoding hypothetical protein (EggNog:ENOG503P40J; COG:S), coding for MALSPMQFALIQAAVIGSLSNIIAQVIAAQRDNKLITINLLSLFQYVLFGLVNTPPNILWQEYLESTFPSYHPSPTPEAIASASKGSEAELDAEEKEGKLVEPKLNRRNTAIKTLLDQTVGAAVNTFLYSMFMNGIQMGMAHHELEAQTSLGFLFGEKGVVRAQDVNWGVVWERTRGEFWGIVKAGWKFWPVISLVNFTFLKSVEMRNLVGGLAGVGWGVYVNLFAGN
- the KOG1 gene encoding Target of rapamycin complex 1 subunit kog1 (COG:D; EggNog:ENOG503NUIX; BUSCO:EOG092609RF), coding for MTALSLSTPPQPAEGHRQHAAQISRVNNTAGFNGPAPVRQQGQAAAAGSSTALSSLSRQNAQLMAQAQPRAQAAGYSSLRNEGDGFGHSESPGSSALRSAHPTTNGRHRSISPTSAARRPSSAPGDKHVNGQHTDDEDELETNGVVSRPVKPPLLRSKSEHGIRMEDAETVVEEDIHEWGARHGFEDHYQSKAIISQLANSWYMYFTDKRHETTGKPKTPAFEIQDWRMRDRLKTVSAAIAVCLNIGVEPPDQLRTVPGAKLEAWQDPTVPPTNKALENIGKALQTQYESIAFRTRYKQYLDPSIEETKKFCVSLRRNAKDERILFHYNGHGVPKPTTSGEIWVFNKNYTQYIPVSLYDLQQWLQAPTVFVWDCSEAGNILTNYHKFVDKHEEEEKELRQKDPNCERQNYRPYIHLAACGTKENLPTNPQLPADLFTCCLTTPVEMALWFFVLQNPLKTNLTPERARKLSGRLQERRTPLGELHWIFTAITDTIAWTTLPLAALFRAFLLAQRIMPVYGCHPQSYPELPDTRQHPLWDSWDLAVDMALAQLPMLERKELDGTPYEYINSTFFTEQLTAFEIYLCRGDAQSQKPPEQLPVVLQVLLSQQHRLRALILLTRFLDLGPWAVQLALSIGIFPYVLKLLQSVAQDLKPVLVFIWARILAVDISCQQDLIKDNGYNYFADILKPQETILVNGTIVQTSHKAMCAFILAMLCKGFKPGQVVCNSTDIMKYCLHHVTHSEDPLLRQWSCLCISQLWRDLPEAKWRGIRENAHLKLAFLIKDPFPEVRAAMAHAMTTFLGIPDLTDEVARIEEGIAWTMLELATDGSPIVRKELLVFFSKFVLRYENKFLVAAYEQLLEEKEYMLHPPAEDGLDHKMGLHYARKENREADGTIRPIAFGVAHDSIFAACWKHIDILSVDPHPEVQRDATIILDYVHHALLHSPVGPQAQSLMDEILRRARKVSRGDMSQRSSVLGTHTAMAQPMPSPGLLKRTASYLFGPLLKENTPAGLTNPPLTPGLPKATNPGLSRTLSHRSRKGPNLENAPPEQNDQVTSPANYHIANEPLCAGYRERSLTEVPKLPLESTFLDWSTEYFREPQMKLAEAEEPGSHEYNERLWRRSRNEAVLRETQPQKAQAGTHKWNNQIGIINNGAQPAKMSFHQFEDHVAVADDGNTVTVWDWKNGTRKSHFSNGNPEGSKISDMKFINEDDQALLMSGSSDGVIRIYRNYDSDEGVELASSWRALTHMVPSNVNSGMVFDWQQVNGQVLVAGDERVIRIWNAGHEMCSHEIPARSGSCVTSLTSDQMTGNIFIAGFGDGAIRVFDTRNRPQESMVRKWKDDSRQWVRSVHMQRGGQRELLSASRNGKVRLWDIRMENPLKVFQATKDVLRTASTHEHLPVFAVGTSAHLVKVFDFDGHELSRLEPSTSFTAGLKLTPIATTAFHPHRMILGYAARGDNHIHISACGNEVAAPFVAAFAAEAAAKRLATIQQAV